TTCAGTCCGGCGAAGGCGAACTGAAGGTCAGCGATGTTGTCCTGGCACCTGCCGAGGAGCAGCCCGCGTCGTAGCCAGAGTCCTCCCAGTCAGGGATTTTGGGCAAAGGGGAAGCCCCATCAGCGTTTTGCCGTTGGTGGGGCTTCGACTTTTCGGCTGTCTGGTGATGTCTTGACAGTCTGGCGGAATCCTTGGAATTTCAGGTCTTCCTACCTCATCACTGGTAAGTTGCTTCCAACTTTGCCAAAGGCTGCGTTGGTTGCAATCACTGAATCTTTGGTTTCCGTGTCCCTCTTCTTTCGAAGTGGGTAAGAACTATTGTTGTCCCGCCGAGGACGATGCACAAGGGCTTTGAAAGAACTACAAACCTGTAGTTCTCCTGCGGTGGAAGAGCATCCTGTGGCAGAGTATTGACCATGCCGGAACTCCCCGAAGTGCACGGCCTGTGCATGTACTTGGACACCCAACTCCACGGAGCTGTGCTGACCGAGGTCCGAATCAACTCCTTCTCTGCACTCAAGACGGCGGATCCCCCCTACACAGCCCTTGAAGGCCGGACCATTCTTGGTGCCAAGCGCATCGGAAAATTCGTGTGCATCGACGCTGACGGCCTGTTCTTCGTGTTCCATCTGGCCAAGGCCGGGTGGGTCAGGTATACCGAACACCCGTCCTCAGCCGGTTTGCGCATGGGCAAGAGCAACATCTCAGCACGGCTCCTGCTCCACCGGCCTGCCGACGACGCCCATATCGGCGTGGATCTGACGGAAGCGGGAACCAAGAAAAGCCTCGCCATCTACGTAGTGAAGGATCCTCAGGACGTTCCGGGAATAGCCACGCTGGGACCGGAGCCCCTCAGCCCCGATTTTGACCTGGACGCGCTGGCAGGAATCCTCGGATCGAGCTCACAGCAGATCAAGGGCCTGCTGCGCAGCCAGAGCGTGATCGCTGGCATCGGCAACGCTTACAGCGACGAGATTCTCCACGCCGCCAGGATTTCCCCCTTTGCCACCGCCAAGTCTTTGGACCAGGCGACGGTGGCCAGGCTATATGCGGCCATGCAGGAGGTTCTGGTGGGTGCCGTCAACGCGGCAGCCGGCAAGCCGTCCAGCGAGCTTAAGGACACCAAGCGCAGCAATTTCCGGGTGCATGCCAGGACCGGCCAGCCTTGTCCGGTGTGTGGAGATACCGTCCGTGAGGTGTCCTTTGCGGACACCTCACTTCAGTATTGCCCTACATGCCAGACCAACGGGAAGATCCTCGCCGACCGAAGAACCTCAAGGTTCCTGAAGTAGGGATTTATGGTCTTAGGGGTCAGGCTAGCTGAACTCAGGGCTTTCAGTTCGGCTGCGCTTAAGTTCAAAGAAGTGAGGGTAGCCAGCCAAAGTTACCGTGGCGTCCCAGATTTTTCCTGCTTCTTCACCCCGGGGAATCCGTGTGAGGACCGGACCAAAGAACGCCGTGCCGTTGACGGCTACCACTGGTGTTCCGACATCCTGGCCCACCAATGAGATGCCTTCCTCGTGGCTTGCGCGCAATTGGGCATCGTATTCATCGGAGTCCGCGAAGCGTGCCAAGTCAGCGGGAAGTCCTGTTTCGGCGAGGGCCTTCTGGATCACCGAAGCGCGGTCCTTGTTACCCTCGTGGTGGATCTGCTCCCCCATGGCGTCATACAAGGGCTTGACGTAGCTGCTGCCGTGGAGCTCCTGGGCGGCAATGATGACCCGAACGGGACCCCAGCTGTCGTCCATCATGGCCCGGTAATTTTCGGGGAGGTCGCGGCCCT
This genomic interval from Paenarthrobacter aurescens TC1 contains the following:
- a CDS encoding putative formamidopyrimidine-DNA glycosylase (identified by match to protein family HMM PF06831), with translation MTMPELPEVHGLCMYLDTQLHGAVLTEVRINSFSALKTADPPYTALEGRTILGAKRIGKFVCIDADGLFFVFHLAKAGWVRYTEHPSSAGLRMGKSNISARLLLHRPADDAHIGVDLTEAGTKKSLAIYVVKDPQDVPGIATLGPEPLSPDFDLDALAGILGSSSQQIKGLLRSQSVIAGIGNAYSDEILHAARISPFATAKSLDQATVARLYAAMQEVLVGAVNAAAGKPSSELKDTKRSNFRVHARTGQPCPVCGDTVREVSFADTSLQYCPTCQTNGKILADRRTSRFLK
- a CDS encoding putative DSBA-like thioredoxin domain protein (identified by match to protein family HMM PF01323), encoding MPEQTAPEQLASEENVNKADFWFDPVCPFAWITSRWIGEVEQVRGIETEWHVMSLSVLNEGRDLPENYRAMMDDSWGPVRVIIAAQELHGSSYVKPLYDAMGEQIHHEGNKDRASVIQKALAETGLPADLARFADSDEYDAQLRASHEEGISLVGQDVGTPVVAVNGTAFFGPVLTRIPRGEEAGKIWDATVTLAGYPHFFELKRSRTESPEFS